In Fusobacterium nucleatum, the genomic stretch TCCAATAGTTGTTATAAGTTTAACTCTTATAATAGTAACTTTTTTACTGACTTTTATACTTCCAAATTTTATTACAATTTTTGAAGAAAACCAAGTTGAATTGCCTTTAATAACAAGAATTTTATTATTCATGTCAAGAAATTTTCACTATATTTTATTTTTTATAGTAGCTTTAATTTTAATGATATTTATTATAAATATGTATATAAACAATAATAAATCAAAAAGAATCAAAAGAGATAAATGGTTATTAACTATGAGAGTATTTGGAGAATTGAGAAAATTATCTTTAAGTTCAGATCTATATCATTCTTTTTCTATTCTTCTAAGTGTAGGAATAGGTATAATTGAAAGTGTAGAGATTTTGTATATAAACAATAATAACTATTATCTTAAGGACAATTTATTGGAAGTTAAAAAGTCCTTATTAGCAGGAAATAATATAGCTACTGCCTTAAAGAGGTTAAATTTATATAATGAGAGATTTTCAATTTTAATTACTGCTGGTGAAGAAAGTGGTTATCTATCAGAAAACTTATTGCAGATTTCAAAAATATTAAAACAAGATTTTGAATATAAACTAAAAAAATTAATATCTTTGCTAGAACCTTTGACAGTGGTATTTTTAGGGCTTATTGTAGCTTTTGTTGTTGTAGCTATATATTTGCCAATATTATCAATAGGGGATGTGTTTAGCCAATAAAAAATTATTAAATTAAATAATAGTTTTGTGTAAAAGTAATAAGTGAACTGCGAATGACAAATTTTATCGTGAAATGCTATGTTAGTGAGCGTTAAGAAAAGCAATTGTTTGAGTTGATTTATCAACGAGTTTTGCTTTTTAACGAACGATTAGCATTTTAGATTAAAAATTCAGTCTCAGCAGGAACTATTTACTTTTAGTATAATAATTTTAGGAGGGAATAGTATGA encodes the following:
- a CDS encoding type II secretion system F family protein gives rise to the protein MKNKKEKILFFTNELAIMLKSGLTFTTAIEIILKEEKDKNFKEVLKKIHKNLIAGKSIFESFKNFDKIFGNTYLYMLKIGEVSGSITERLEDISKSLEFDLANQKKLGGILVYPIVVISLTLIIVTFLLTFILPNFITIFEENQVELPLITRILLFMSRNFHYILFFIVALILMIFIINMYINNNKSKRIKRDKWLLTMRVFGELRKLSLSSDLYHSFSILLSVGIGIIESVEILYINNNNYYLKDNLLEVKKSLLAGNNIATALKRLNLYNERFSILITAGEESGYLSENLLQISKILKQDFEYKLKKLISLLEPLTVVFLGLIVAFVVVAIYLPILSIGDVFSQ